From Bradyrhizobium sp. NDS-1, the proteins below share one genomic window:
- a CDS encoding DsbA family oxidoreductase, whose product MSTLKPLQIDVVSDVVCPWCYIGKHRIESALALVPDVPVKLNFRPFFLNPWVPREGISREAYLTQKFGSVEAYKGIAGRVVAAAGEEGLVYKPELVARQPNTTDCHRLILWAEAIGKAPEMKQRLMELYFRDGGDLTDVNVLVQAAADVGLDADDVRKRLATDDDVARVSADAQEAAEKGISGVPTYVFAQKYAVSGAQDPNLLARAIREVSAEINAQAAE is encoded by the coding sequence ATGAGCACGCTCAAACCGCTCCAGATCGACGTCGTCTCCGACGTGGTGTGCCCCTGGTGCTATATCGGCAAGCACCGGATCGAGAGCGCGCTGGCGCTCGTTCCGGACGTTCCGGTCAAGCTCAATTTCCGCCCGTTCTTCCTCAATCCCTGGGTGCCGCGCGAGGGCATCAGCCGCGAGGCCTACCTCACCCAGAAGTTCGGCTCGGTCGAGGCCTACAAGGGCATTGCCGGACGCGTGGTCGCGGCCGCGGGCGAGGAGGGGCTCGTCTACAAGCCCGAGCTGGTGGCACGCCAGCCCAACACGACCGATTGCCATCGCCTGATCCTGTGGGCCGAGGCGATCGGCAAGGCGCCCGAGATGAAGCAGCGCCTGATGGAGCTGTATTTCCGCGACGGCGGCGATCTCACCGATGTGAACGTGCTGGTGCAGGCGGCCGCCGATGTCGGCCTCGATGCCGACGACGTGCGCAAGCGCCTAGCCACCGACGACGACGTCGCGCGCGTCTCGGCCGACGCACAGGAAGCCGCCGAGAAGGGTATCTCCGGCGTGCCCACTTACGTCTTCGCGCAGAAATACGCCGTCTCCGGCGCGCAGGATCCGAACCTGCTCGCCCGCGCGATCCGCGAGGTCTCGGCAGAGATCAACGCACAGGCGGCGGAGTAG
- a CDS encoding GNAT family N-acetyltransferase, whose translation MADIAQQAAIKPASARHADAASACVPLATIDPGQWRALAQRAVEPNGYYLPAWELAVSATARGRTKASALPAFDSSSARLIGLMPVISLWRALKIPLPALVSAYPYGTLCSPLIDRDAPIEAAAALLQQARAVGAHALVLNDVALDGAAMNALRQVLSRDGLKPRVLSSYIRACLDAAQDAETLLRDALGAKKLKELRRLRHRLEQRGPVTFDVARRPDEIGSALETFLRLEASGWKGERGTALVRHAGDATFIRRAVPALAETAQCEIITLRAGTTPIAAGIVLRHQDRAFFFKLGIDERFARYSPGVQLTLDLTRHLCADPAIASADSTASADHPMINPIWRGRFAVGDVLIPLRRHDPVVALVHGALVGVNAAHEAARRMVRRLRKSAKATPPPVR comes from the coding sequence GTGGCCGACATCGCGCAGCAGGCGGCGATCAAGCCGGCATCGGCAAGGCATGCCGACGCCGCGAGTGCGTGCGTTCCGCTCGCGACGATCGACCCAGGCCAATGGCGCGCACTCGCGCAACGCGCCGTCGAGCCGAACGGATATTACCTGCCTGCCTGGGAACTCGCCGTCAGCGCAACCGCGCGCGGCCGCACCAAAGCCTCGGCACTGCCCGCATTCGACAGTTCTTCGGCGCGGCTGATCGGGCTGATGCCGGTGATCTCGCTGTGGCGGGCCCTAAAGATCCCCCTGCCCGCGCTGGTGAGCGCGTATCCCTACGGCACGCTGTGCAGTCCGCTGATCGACCGCGACGCGCCGATCGAGGCGGCCGCGGCTCTGTTGCAGCAGGCGCGCGCGGTCGGCGCGCATGCGCTCGTGCTGAACGACGTCGCGCTCGACGGTGCTGCGATGAATGCACTCAGGCAGGTCCTGAGCCGCGATGGCCTGAAGCCGCGCGTGCTTTCCTCCTACATTCGCGCCTGCCTCGACGCGGCGCAGGATGCTGAAACGCTACTGCGCGATGCACTCGGCGCCAAGAAGCTCAAGGAGCTGCGGCGCCTGCGCCATCGCCTCGAACAGCGCGGCCCTGTTACGTTCGACGTCGCACGCCGGCCTGACGAGATCGGGTCCGCGCTCGAAACATTCCTGCGGCTCGAAGCCAGCGGCTGGAAGGGCGAGCGCGGCACCGCACTGGTCCGGCATGCGGGCGATGCGACCTTCATTCGCCGCGCCGTCCCGGCGCTGGCAGAGACCGCGCAGTGCGAGATCATCACGCTTCGCGCCGGCACGACGCCGATTGCCGCCGGCATCGTGCTGCGCCATCAGGATCGCGCGTTCTTCTTCAAGCTCGGCATCGACGAGCGCTTTGCCAGATATTCACCGGGCGTGCAGCTCACGCTCGACCTCACCCGCCATCTCTGCGCCGATCCCGCCATCGCCAGCGCGGATTCCACCGCGAGCGCCGACCACCCCATGATCAACCCGATCTGGCGCGGGCGTTTCGCGGTCGGCGACGTGCTGATCCCGCTGCGGCGGCACGATCCGGTGGTCGCGCTCGTCCATGGAGCGCTGGTCGGCGTCAACGCCGCGCATGAGGCTGCACGACGTATGGTTCGCCGGCTCCGCAAATCAGCGAAAGCTACTCCGCCGCCTGTGCGTTGA
- the ccoG gene encoding cytochrome c oxidase accessory protein CcoG: MTDDTFIEGPLYEKRRKVYPQSVHGPFRRIKWAILCVTLGVYYLLPFVRWNRGPGLPDQAVLIDLPHRRFYFFFIELWPQEVYYFTGLLILAAMALFLMNAVAGRLWCGYLCPQTVWTDLFYAVERWVEGDRRERMQGDKHYWTFDHIRKVALKHFLWIMIAWWTGGAWVLYFADAPTLVKELATFEAPFIAYLWIGILTATTYVFAGHAREQMCIYMCPWPRIQAALTDEWALNVTYRRDRGEPRMSVKKADAARAQGDLAGDCVDCHQCINVCPTGVDIRHGIQLGCIQCGLCIDACDNVMSEIGRPKGLIGYDTDINMQRRRDGKPPIYRIVRPRTVIYAAAITLVGSIMLYTLATRATMEVNVLHERNPLFVQLSDGGVRNDYTVRILNKGAQRSFTLEISGLPGATIRVAGIESGSDGKPIVEVGQDQTREVRLSVQVGPSDLPKTSRDVDIAITDTASGGRATARDHFLPGDQ, encoded by the coding sequence ATGACCGACGACACCTTCATCGAGGGACCTCTCTACGAGAAGCGCAGAAAGGTCTATCCCCAGTCGGTCCACGGGCCGTTCCGCCGCATTAAATGGGCGATCCTCTGTGTCACGCTGGGGGTCTATTATCTCCTGCCGTTCGTACGCTGGAACCGCGGCCCCGGCCTGCCCGACCAGGCCGTGTTGATCGACCTGCCGCATCGCCGCTTCTATTTCTTCTTCATCGAGCTGTGGCCGCAGGAGGTCTATTACTTCACCGGCCTGCTCATTCTCGCGGCGATGGCTCTGTTTCTGATGAACGCGGTCGCGGGACGGCTGTGGTGCGGCTATCTCTGCCCGCAGACGGTGTGGACCGACCTGTTCTATGCCGTGGAGCGTTGGGTCGAGGGCGACCGCCGCGAGCGCATGCAGGGCGACAAGCACTATTGGACGTTCGACCATATCCGGAAGGTTGCGCTGAAGCATTTCCTCTGGATCATGATCGCGTGGTGGACCGGCGGAGCCTGGGTGCTTTATTTCGCCGACGCGCCGACGCTGGTGAAGGAGCTCGCCACCTTCGAGGCCCCGTTCATCGCCTATCTCTGGATCGGCATCCTGACCGCAACGACCTATGTCTTTGCCGGCCACGCGCGCGAGCAGATGTGCATCTACATGTGCCCATGGCCGCGCATCCAGGCGGCTCTGACCGACGAATGGGCGCTCAACGTCACCTATCGACGCGACCGCGGCGAGCCGCGCATGTCGGTGAAGAAGGCGGACGCCGCGCGCGCGCAGGGCGATCTCGCCGGCGATTGCGTCGACTGCCACCAGTGCATCAATGTCTGCCCGACCGGCGTCGACATCCGCCACGGCATCCAGCTCGGCTGCATCCAGTGCGGCCTGTGCATCGACGCCTGCGACAACGTGATGAGCGAGATCGGCCGGCCCAAGGGGCTGATCGGCTACGACACCGACATCAACATGCAGCGCCGGCGCGACGGCAAGCCGCCGATCTATCGCATCGTCCGCCCGCGCACCGTGATCTACGCCGCGGCCATCACCCTCGTGGGCAGCATCATGCTCTATACGCTCGCCACCCGCGCGACGATGGAGGTCAACGTGCTGCACGAGCGCAATCCCCTCTTCGTCCAGCTCTCGGACGGCGGCGTGCGCAACGACTATACCGTGCGCATCCTCAACAAGGGCGCGCAGCGATCGTTTACGCTCGAGATTTCCGGCCTGCCCGGCGCGACCATTCGCGTCGCCGGTATCGAATCCGGCTCGGACGGCAAGCCGATCGTCGAGGTTGGCCAGGACCAGACCCGCGAGGTCAGGCTGTCGGTCCAGGTCGGTCCCAGCGACCTGCCCAAGACCTCGCGCGACGTCGACATCGCCATCACCGACACCGCCAGCGGCGGACGGGCAACCGCCCGCGACCATTTCTTGCCGGGCGATCAATGA
- a CDS encoding DUF2892 domain-containing protein, protein MNVDKAVLAFAGCVVLLGLALGTYVNAYWYLLTAFAGLNMLQASITGFCPAAIVFRKLGLSSGCAFS, encoded by the coding sequence ATGAATGTCGATAAAGCCGTCCTAGCCTTTGCGGGATGCGTCGTCCTGCTCGGTCTCGCACTGGGCACCTACGTGAATGCATATTGGTACCTGCTGACGGCCTTCGCCGGTTTGAACATGTTGCAGGCCTCGATCACCGGCTTCTGCCCGGCGGCGATCGTGTTCAGGAAGCTGGGCCTGAGCAGCGGCTGCGCGTTCTCCTGA
- the trxC gene encoding thioredoxin TrxC yields MSTTRQIVCGHCRRINRLPADRTPQGARCGACHQPMFTGRPIDVDETGFDRHVAGSDIPVLIDVWAPWCGPCRAMAPMFERAAQQLEPGVRLLKLNSDDTPALSSRLNISGIPTLLLMRGGREIARQSGAMDARSIVAWTEANLNRS; encoded by the coding sequence ATGAGCACGACACGCCAGATCGTCTGCGGACATTGCCGGCGCATCAATCGCCTGCCCGCCGATCGCACGCCGCAAGGCGCGCGCTGCGGCGCCTGTCATCAGCCGATGTTCACGGGCCGGCCGATCGACGTGGACGAGACCGGCTTCGATCGCCATGTCGCCGGCAGCGACATCCCCGTGCTGATCGACGTCTGGGCGCCATGGTGCGGTCCCTGCCGCGCCATGGCCCCGATGTTCGAGCGCGCGGCGCAACAGCTCGAACCCGGCGTGCGTCTTCTGAAGCTGAATTCGGACGACACACCCGCTCTATCCTCGCGCCTCAACATCAGCGGAATTCCGACGCTGCTGCTGATGCGCGGTGGCCGTGAGATCGCCCGCCAATCCGGCGCGATGGATGCGCGCAGCATCGTCGCCTGGACCGAAGCCAACCTGAACCGTTCGTAA
- a CDS encoding NAD(P)/FAD-dependent oxidoreductase, whose product MAEIVVVGAGLSGTLMAYELLPQLRKEDRLSVISQGAVYHFVPSNPWVAVGWRKREEIEIDLADIMKRKGVRLLTQGAKRVHPTENRVELGDGTSIDYDYLVVATGPELAFDEVPGLGPQGHTQSICHVDHATHARDAFEKLAANPGPIVIGAVQGASCFGPAYEFLFILETELRRRKLRDRVPMTFVTSEPYIGHLGLDGVGDTKGLLESEMREKHIKWITNARVDNVAPGLMTVEEFSDNGTSRKAHELPFAYSMMLPAFRGVEAVRGIENLTNPRGFVIVDKHQQNPTFPNVFAVGVCVAIAPVGATPVPVGVPKTGFMIESMVTATAMNIGALLRGKAATAQPTWNAICLADFGDSGVAFLAQPQIPPRNVNWSSKGEWVHLAKVAFEKYFLRKMRRGESEPFYERFLLDRLNIAKIKEVRTGT is encoded by the coding sequence ATGGCGGAGATTGTCGTAGTCGGAGCCGGTCTGAGCGGAACGCTGATGGCCTATGAATTGCTACCCCAGTTGAGAAAGGAGGACCGCCTCAGCGTCATCTCGCAAGGCGCGGTCTATCATTTCGTGCCTTCGAATCCCTGGGTGGCAGTCGGCTGGCGCAAGCGCGAAGAGATCGAGATCGATCTCGCGGACATCATGAAACGCAAGGGGGTGCGGCTGCTGACGCAGGGCGCAAAGCGCGTCCACCCGACCGAGAACCGTGTCGAACTCGGCGACGGGACGTCGATCGACTACGATTATCTGGTCGTCGCGACCGGTCCCGAACTCGCATTCGACGAAGTCCCCGGCCTCGGCCCGCAAGGCCACACCCAATCGATCTGTCACGTCGATCACGCCACGCATGCGAGAGACGCGTTCGAGAAGCTCGCGGCCAATCCCGGCCCGATCGTGATCGGCGCTGTCCAGGGCGCTTCCTGCTTCGGGCCGGCTTACGAGTTTCTCTTCATCCTCGAAACGGAGCTGCGCAGACGGAAGCTACGAGACCGGGTGCCGATGACGTTCGTCACCTCGGAGCCGTATATCGGACATCTCGGTCTCGACGGCGTCGGGGACACCAAGGGCCTTCTGGAAAGCGAGATGCGTGAGAAGCACATCAAGTGGATCACCAACGCCCGCGTCGACAATGTCGCCCCAGGCTTGATGACGGTGGAAGAGTTCTCCGACAACGGCACGTCCCGCAAGGCTCATGAGCTGCCTTTCGCTTATTCGATGATGTTGCCCGCCTTTCGCGGCGTGGAGGCGGTGCGCGGCATCGAGAATCTGACCAATCCGCGCGGCTTTGTCATCGTCGACAAGCATCAGCAGAATCCAACCTTCCCCAACGTCTTTGCGGTCGGTGTCTGCGTTGCGATCGCGCCGGTCGGCGCGACGCCGGTGCCGGTCGGCGTTCCCAAGACTGGCTTCATGATCGAATCCATGGTGACGGCGACCGCGATGAACATCGGCGCCCTGCTGCGCGGCAAGGCGGCGACGGCGCAGCCTACCTGGAACGCGATCTGCCTCGCCGATTTCGGCGATTCCGGCGTTGCCTTCCTGGCGCAGCCGCAGATTCCGCCGCGCAACGTCAATTGGTCCTCAAAGGGCGAATGGGTGCACCTCGCCAAGGTCGCCTTCGAGAAATACTTCCTGCGCAAGATGCGGCGCGGCGAGAGCGAGCCGTTCTACGAGCGCTTCCTGCTCGACAGGCTGAACATCGCCAAGATCAAGGAGGTCCGAACAGGCACATGA
- a CDS encoding ArsR/SmtB family transcription factor, protein MERAADQASELLKALSNRHRLLIICQLIDGERSVGELAEFLGLRDSTVSQHLALLRKDGLVASRRDAQTIFYSIASEPAREVLKTLYQVFCAPKSARTK, encoded by the coding sequence ATGGAGCGGGCGGCGGATCAGGCGAGCGAGTTGCTGAAGGCGCTCTCCAATCGCCATCGCCTTCTCATCATCTGCCAGTTGATCGACGGCGAGCGGTCGGTCGGCGAACTGGCCGAGTTCCTTGGACTGCGCGATTCCACGGTCTCCCAGCATCTTGCGCTCCTTCGCAAGGATGGCCTGGTCGCATCCAGGCGCGATGCGCAGACGATCTTCTATTCGATCGCCAGCGAGCCGGCCCGCGAAGTCCTGAAGACGCTTTATCAGGTGTTCTGCGCGCCGAAGTCCGCAAGGACGAAGTGA
- a CDS encoding efflux RND transporter periplasmic adaptor subunit gives MRPLQYPACLWLLAAWATIGIPAGSAAAAATLTVAQQQVIDEKAVFATVESISVVPARSRIGGTVVQLKVREGDRVTAGQVIAAIGDEKLVLQMKSLDAQIEALQAQAKQAQLDFTRTEGLVERGILPRVKLDEQRTALNVADNGLRARTAERAVINEQLNQGQVLAPTDGRVLKRLITVGSVVLAGDPLVTVAEQNFKLRLRVPERHARSLKAGDKIRVDGAELAGEASKRGVIDLVYPQIEEGRVIADATVEGLGEYFVGDRLRVWIAGGARPAFVIPSSYVTTRFGIDYVQLRKGSETIDVPVQRGRDMPTPSLPDGLEILSGIGAGDQLVQP, from the coding sequence ATGCGTCCCTTGCAATATCCGGCATGCCTGTGGCTTCTGGCCGCCTGGGCGACGATCGGAATTCCGGCGGGGTCGGCTGCGGCCGCCGCAACGCTCACCGTGGCGCAGCAGCAGGTTATCGACGAGAAAGCCGTCTTCGCGACGGTCGAGAGCATCAGTGTGGTTCCCGCCCGAAGCCGCATCGGCGGGACCGTGGTTCAGCTCAAGGTGCGGGAAGGGGATCGCGTTACCGCGGGCCAAGTCATTGCGGCGATCGGCGACGAGAAGCTCGTCCTCCAGATGAAATCGCTCGATGCGCAGATCGAGGCGCTGCAGGCACAGGCCAAGCAGGCGCAGCTCGACTTCACCCGGACCGAAGGTCTGGTCGAGCGGGGCATCCTGCCGCGCGTCAAGCTCGACGAGCAACGCACGGCGCTCAACGTCGCCGACAACGGCTTGCGCGCCAGGACCGCGGAGCGCGCCGTCATCAACGAGCAGCTCAACCAGGGACAGGTGCTTGCGCCGACGGACGGGCGCGTGTTGAAGCGGTTGATCACCGTCGGATCCGTCGTGCTTGCCGGCGATCCGCTCGTGACGGTCGCCGAGCAGAACTTCAAGCTGCGGCTGCGCGTACCGGAGCGTCACGCACGCTCTTTGAAGGCCGGCGACAAGATCCGCGTCGATGGCGCGGAGTTGGCGGGAGAAGCCTCGAAGCGCGGCGTGATCGACCTCGTCTATCCCCAGATCGAGGAGGGGCGCGTCATCGCGGACGCGACCGTCGAAGGGCTGGGTGAATATTTTGTCGGGGATCGCTTGCGGGTGTGGATCGCTGGCGGCGCGCGGCCGGCCTTCGTCATTCCCTCGAGCTATGTGACGACCAGGTTCGGCATCGACTACGTCCAGCTCCGGAAAGGCAGCGAGACGATCGACGTGCCGGTGCAGCGCGGTCGCGACATGCCGACGCCTTCGCTTCCCGACGGGCTCGAAATCCTGTCCGGCATCGGGGCCGGCGATCAACTGGTGCAGCCGTGA